Proteins from a single region of Fodinibius sp. Rm-B-1B1-1:
- the greA gene encoding transcription elongation factor GreA, translated as MDKNYLSREGYEKLEAELKDLKTRGRQEIAEEIAEARAKGDLSENAEYDAAKEAQGMLEKRIAELENALANARILDEEDIKTDKAYLLSTVTIYNHTVEKEVKYTLVSKDEANFKKNKISVESPIGQAILGSEIGETIDVDVPAGTLKLEIKNIER; from the coding sequence GTGGACAAGAATTATCTATCACGAGAAGGTTATGAAAAGCTTGAAGCAGAGTTAAAAGACTTAAAAACCCGTGGTCGACAAGAGATCGCTGAAGAAATTGCCGAAGCTCGGGCAAAGGGCGATTTGAGTGAGAATGCAGAATATGATGCAGCTAAAGAAGCCCAGGGCATGCTTGAAAAACGTATCGCTGAACTCGAGAATGCCTTGGCCAATGCCCGTATATTAGATGAAGAGGATATCAAAACCGATAAAGCATATTTGCTTTCAACGGTTACAATATATAACCATACGGTAGAAAAAGAAGTTAAATACACGCTCGTCTCCAAAGACGAAGCAAATTTTAAGAAGAATAAAATTTCTGTCGAATCTCCAATTGGCCAGGCTATTCTGGGTAGCGAAATAGGTGAAACAATTGATGTAGATGTACCGGCAGGAACATTAAAACTGGAAATTAAAAATATTGAGCGATAG
- a CDS encoding YqaE/Pmp3 family membrane protein, whose translation MDLLKIIFAVILPPLGVFLEVGLKGAFWLNILLTVLGYIPGIVHAIWIIARK comes from the coding sequence ATGGATCTACTAAAAATAATATTTGCCGTTATCCTTCCTCCCCTTGGTGTATTTTTAGAAGTAGGCTTAAAAGGCGCATTCTGGTTAAATATTTTGCTTACAGTATTGGGATATATTCCCGGAATTGTCCATGCTATTTGGATCATTGCCCGAAAGTAA
- a CDS encoding RNA methyltransferase: MKKLSTKEILEQNLDRDTPQELGNLKIWLHNVRSMHNVGAAFRSADAFGIDSILLSGYSPTPPRPEISKTAIGAEKYVNWDHTNDVELTVEELQKDNYTIIGLEQTTESILLPDYSIPEKNNVCLVFGNEVTGIDDELIPFIDDFVEIPQYGHKHSLNVSVTVGVALYAFLEKYW; the protein is encoded by the coding sequence ATGAAGAAACTAAGTACCAAAGAAATTCTGGAACAAAACTTAGACCGTGATACCCCTCAGGAGTTGGGAAATCTTAAAATATGGCTCCATAACGTTCGTAGTATGCATAATGTGGGGGCTGCTTTTAGAAGTGCCGATGCTTTTGGGATTGATAGTATTTTGCTATCGGGATATAGCCCTACCCCGCCTCGGCCGGAAATTTCCAAGACTGCTATTGGAGCAGAAAAGTATGTGAATTGGGATCATACAAATGACGTTGAGTTAACCGTCGAGGAATTACAAAAAGATAATTATACCATCATTGGGCTGGAACAAACGACTGAAAGTATTTTATTGCCGGATTACAGTATCCCTGAAAAAAATAATGTATGCCTCGTTTTCGGTAACGAGGTTACCGGCATTGATGATGAACTAATACCGTTTATTGATGATTTTGTGGAAATTCCTCAATATGGACATAAGCATTCTCTAAATGTATCCGTTACAGTAGGGGTCGCCCTATATGCATTTTTAGAAAAATATTGGTAA